aatctttgtatctttatactccttgaccaattttctgaccattttccgagcgcttctgcctcttgtcatttttctagccttctttggctatttattttattttattttttttgcggggacccaaaaatgggttacaacaaaaaCGGACAAGAGTTTCCATACAAAGAGGAAAAAGATGCGAGGGAGAAGCTAAATCTATTGGCCGTCTTGATCTTGGTCTCGAAGGTCTCAGGTTGGGTGACCGGAGGATACTATCCAGTGacaaaatcaaagtgaaaatgACAGTCTTTTACGCCATTCCACATTCTATTCAGGCATCAAAAGATTGGTgctcatgtcattttcaaacaGAAGTACGTATGCCTATCTTATAAATAAAGCACTTTTTAAAAAGGAATTCattattgtattcttttttaCCACTTTCTTCAAGTGTTAGGCCTTCACTCATTTTCTAACAAGtaatttgttgaaaaaatgCTAACCATGTGAAATTGAAAGCCAGCAACAACCTACAACGCAATGCACTAGAACGTTCTTGTTGATGATCCTTTACCCTGACATGATTTAAAGTTTGTCGAGCAGTATAATCTTTCACAGCGGGTAAATTCTTAATCCTTCCTCTTCTTACTAAAATTATAGAATGTTcttgaaaattataatcaatCAAGTATACAATATAAACAGTGATTTTAAATCTAGAAATTATTAATCATGCTTTGACAATTTTATACAAGGCAAGTTTGGTTTTTGAAGGGTGATAATAGAAATATTAACagataaatcatttttattaccACTCTCTACATAACCGTACATGAGGTTATCATTTACCGCTGATGGCACGGTTCAAGCCGCATGTTTGAGAATGGGataacggttgttttttaaagtatttttcattcaaaaatgcattaaaataatttttttttattttataaaaaaattatttttgatatccgcacattaaaataatctgaaaacaccaaaaaatattaattttaaacaaagaaaaaaacaaaaataaataaattttttttaaaatgtttttaaatgtaaaaacaaataaacatttttatgcTGCTTAAGGCAATGGCCGCGTCCAAGCTGTAGGAATTAGTGGTAAGGGCatgtttgagattgtggtagCAGTTGcatttcaaagtgttttttacttagaaatacatcaaaataatattttttatttttaaaatcaacacatcaaaataatctaaaaattaaaaattaacaagaagaaaaaattacctGTTGTCCCAACATTGAAGTGGTTGCTGGAATTGCTGGCAATGAAGGAATGGAGTTTGTTTCTGTTCTCACAACTACAATTTCGCACACCATAAATTCAGAATAGAAATGCCCGATGGTCATTTGATCAGTCcctaaatttttacaaaataattaaatattaaactattggttaaaacaaatcatattaattagTCCTTGTATTTTTACATCTATTCGTGACTTCAACCATTGGTTGACTGttacaatttagttttttttttttttttttctaatcaaattaattcaagGGAGGAATGTTTATATATCTTTTCAAGCAAGGTCTCTTCTATTAATTTGTATTAgtaaattaaattcttgatgagttttaaattttgtttctcaTGGCAGCCCTCCCACaaattaaatttgagaaaagaaTAAATGTTTAATGTATCTCCTCCCTCGGTCGACCAGAATACTATAAAAATGCATATGGAGGTTTTAGATAGCATGGCACCCTGAGCAGAAGGAATATGCATTGTAGCCTCCGAAGATTGCACCACAGCagtctcttttattttaaaatggaatttctaaaatcttttttttttaatttttcatgaataatAGTTTGTTAGAGTGCATGTTGTCATGTTTGGCAGTACGTTTgatcaaaagtatttttaaaaaattttgaatttttattatcttttgctttgaattagtatatggtttatatttttaaattattatgatatattaattttaaaaatagtttttaaaaaataaaaaaaatattattaatatttaaataaaaaatattttaaaaaaataataataataatactctcAAATATGCAAGTCTCTTGTTGAGATGTCCAAATCAACGGGCAAACTAGCTGAAGGGCCTGCGTCAGAGCGGATGGATCTTCTCTAGCTTAGCCTACCTCGCAAAGCGCTGGGCCCTGGAAGTAGCAGCCCTCTGCTGTTAGCGCTTTCGTTTGGTTGTCCTTTACGTTTTGTTCTTTCCATTCAAGCAATCCTGCAATTTCGAGCTTTATTGGGTCTAGGTCTAGTTTGGATTATTgggttttaaagaaaaaatatattggaaattGGTTTATCTACTTTTCAATCTTACCcatattgatatttcaagtaaCGGGCTTAAAGCGAGGGAGGAGAGATAAGTAATTGAAGAGTGTGGGTCTCTTTGGAAACTggtttgaaattgtgtttttcaaaaacttgattattttattaaatttaatattttatagattattttgatgtgctgatattaaaaataatttttaaaaaattaaaaaaaatattattttaatatattctttgaCAACTTAATGGTTGAACTATTATCACACATGATATTGACGCACTCACAGTTTTTGACGCCTAGCTCTTGCAGAATTCCTCTAAGCCAAACCTCATGACATGCACATGCAGTGGCAGCCACATATTCAGCTTCTATGGATGATAGAGTGACAATTCCTTGCTTCCTTGAACTCCAACATATTGCTGCTCCACttagaagaaaaatatagcCTGAAGTGCTTTTTCTATCATCTACATCTCGCGCATAGTCGCTGTCTGTGTATCCCAGCAGACTTCTGTCATTCTCATCTCCTATATAGTGGCTGTCTGTGTATCCCAGCAGATTTGTATTTGTGCTCCTTTTGTAGTAGACTCTGAAATCTAAAGTTCCTTTTAGATATCTTAGTACCCTCTTAGCAATCATCATATGTTCTTCTTTAGGATCAgccataaaattttttttactaaaatgttaaattaaaagaaaatattaaataaaaaaacaaaacaaaacactgatgaataatttttgatatatgAGTGGCTACGGCGAATTAGCCATAAATTTTAGTGTTTCgttaattaatgttttgttaataCTCACCGAAATTCGTATATTGTTAGCCAATGGCAAGTGCAAAACAAAGCAATTGATAGCATTATTTTTCACTCTCATAGCCATACCTTTCACATTAAACAGCATGACTGCAACAACAAATCCCCACAGTGGAACACTGCAAGGCATTGAACACACAGGCATTTAGCTGGTCCATCTTCTCCTTGCTCAAACCAAGCAGATGAATGGCCTGAAAATGCAAGAAACATTCAAAGTACATAGACGACGTTACCTCACACCAACAACTCTCTGGAATTCCTCTTCCATGGAGCGAATCATGTAGCTGTGAAAATCATATTTCAATGAGAGGTTGTGATTCTgccattaataagaaaaaaccaaGAGGAATTGACGTCAATAAAGCATCACTGATACTACCAACAGTATATCAGCAAAGACGCTCACAttgtctctatatatatatactatcaaaaaattatctcaacccaatagcttaagctgttaggtgaggtctcaagacatgatttatattattctctaatacactCTTTCATGTGAAAGccctttgagcttgaaacttgcacaagctcatattaccttgtgcgtaatttttatcaaataaatagggatggtgagatttgaactcgtaacCGCTTAGTtattaaggctctgataccatgtcaaagaaccaatttaacccaatagcttaagcttttagatgagattcaagaaataatttatattattctttgacATATGCTTCATTTTCTACTTCTTTCTTAAACCCTAGTACAATACCATTGAATTCCTCGGTTGATTCTGGGATGAGAACACCTCTGCTCCTCTCTTTTTCCTGGAGGAGAGTGTCATATTGCATTGATAGTAAATCCTAGATGCTAGTTGGAAAGTAGAACTTCCTCTGTGCCCCTTGCAATGTTGTAAATGctatttgagaaataaaaatttacttcaAGTATGGGCTAACAGATAACAGCAGAGCATACCATGATGAAGCCCTTGCGAAGAGTGAGGTAGTCTGTGCGAGCCACTGAAGGTCCAAATTGCCGAAAGAAACATGTCTGCAAGTTGATAAAACACATCAAATGATGACCAACACAAAAACAAGGCCAGATGGGAAGGCTCTGATTCTATTGCAGAATTGGAGGTAATAACAAGCAAGCATGGATTACAACGTGGAAACCATTAAAGAGCAAGAAAGAGAGTTTTGTACCTACCACCCAGATAAGAAAACTGTTCTTGACCGAAGGGCTTGATGTATGATGTCTTGCGAAGGTTGTTTGCCTTCGCAATGTCTTCTCTCTATTGTTTTCTGCtacagaataaaaaattattaagtcgTGATGATTTCTGTGATACAACAATATTTCTAAGAATAAACATTCTCAATTGAAATGATTGGAAGGTGAAGGTATCCCTTGAAAAATAATGCcaagagaggaagaaaagaaaaaacaacagaaaCTTATTGCGAGTTCCTGTTTTTTCCTAAGCATCTTCATTCGAATGCAAACAATGAAATTCAATCTCTTTTAAAGTTCTAGCACCTAGACTTACATGTATAAGGGCAAGCTAAATAGTGTATACAGAAGAGGGAGATTGAGTGATTATATTCTAAATCAGCCATCAGGTATAGAGCTGACATAGGCAAAAAGAATTGGGCAACACTTGTTActgtttaaacttttaaatctaTTCAAAACCACTTTCCTGTCCAAGGCTTTACCTGTTGGTACACCATGGCAGTTCATACGAGCCAAATCCTCCCATGCTCTCCAACTATGAATCTGGTGAAGCAATTACAATGTTAGACAGTTGGTCATGGTGATAACGAGATTATGGTTCTCTTGTTTCATGAGTCAAATCTAGTATCTTGTATTTGATCAACTGCAGTTCAGGAAGACGTTGGTTTTTATGGTCAACATAATTTCCTCTCCCGGGTCCTGGGAAAAGACATAACAAGTTCGACTAGAAAATACTGTATTACTCTAAATACAAGAACCAAATGCATGGTGGATCTTGTTTTATACATTAAATATCTATTCCTTggtaaatctatttttaatggGTTTAAAAACCCATTATAACCTTTTCTCGGGAATGAACATGTCTCAAGTGGGGGCTTAGTAGTATGTCGAGCCTAGCCACGCTGGACTTGGTAGCATGCCATGCCCTGGGCATGCTAGGTCTGGTGTTAGCTAGGACCAGATGCAATTGGGTGTAGTATGACTGTCTACATGAGCTGTATGTGAGGTGTAATATATTAGACAGATTCTAGTTTCTGCAATTAGTCCTAGAAATCTGGCAGTGATCAACAACCCTGTATAGTAATATTCAATTTAGGAATATTTAGTTTTGTTTCCATAGAAtagtttgtttccttttctataGGACGTAACTATGTATATATGGCCTCCTCATGCTGAGAAGAATACAATGAATTATATTCTCATTCAAATACTCTGTtgaacatggtatcagagcaacaaatttgatactgtttttttttctttttcctttttttttctttctttctgaagTTTGAATATCACCAACACAAATCTATTGTGCATCTGATGGCCATCACTACAGACGAATCAATCGAATCCATTCCCACACCAGCACCACAGATCATTGTCCATCAGGACAACTCTGCGTTTCCTGCTGGTATTACATTGGATGAGACCAACTACTCATTATGGTCCCAACTAATGGAGATGTGTATTGGAGCTCGGAACAAAGCTGGTTATCTCACTGGAGAAACGAAGAAACCAACACCTGGAGATTCAAATCTTGGAACGTGGATCACTGAAAATCACAAAGTCAAAAGCTGGCTTATTGACTCAATGAGTCCTTCTTTGATGCAACGTTTTATTCGTCTCCCCACAGTCAAGGACATATGGGAGGCTGTATCAAAAACCTTCTACGATGGATCTGATGAAACCTGCATTTTCGAATTAAATCAAAGGTCTTTTCATATTATGCAAAATGGACGATCATTATCAACCTACTATAATGAACTTGTTGccatttttcaagaaattgatCACAGGACTATCTCTCAAGAAGGAACGGTTGAAGGGGTGGTCCAACTGCACTCTGCAATGGCTCGACTTTGAGTTCATATCTTTCTAAGTGGACTTGATTCAGAATTTGATCAGGTCCGTGGTGAAATTTTACGAAAAGACCCAAAACTTGATTTGGAAAGTTCATATGCGTATGTCAGGAGAGAACACCAACAGAAGCAAACAATGGGAGGCTCTCGTCACATCTCTGAAACCTCAGCTATGTTGACTAATCCCCACAGACAAGGACCATTTTTGGGCTCTTCCAAGACTCGTAACAATCAACCCTCTGGTAAATCTAGCGGATTTATATGTTCTCATTGTGGTGAAACAGGTCATTCTAAACAACGATGCTATGAAAATTATTGGCTATCCTGAATGGTGGGACTTCACAAAGAAACCCCGAAAGAAGGTTACAGGAAAAGCTATGGTGACCTCAACCCAGGTTGATCAATCACCACCAACAGCAAATGTTGCTCAACCAGGAGATGTTAGTAAGGCTTCTATATCCTCTACAACTTCTAAGAATAACACTTGGATTATTGATACAGGTGCATCCGATCATATGATTAAAAACTTACATCAATTACAAtcttttttcccttcttctaAGTCTGTTATCTCCACCGCAAATGGCAGTACCTCTCCCATTAGTGGAGAAGGATATGTCACATTGTCTAATAATCTCACTTTAGATACAGTCCTGGTTGTTCCATCCCTAGCATATAATCTGCTATCCGTTGGCCAAATCACCTCCACCCTCAATTGCACTGTAACTTTTTGGcccttgttttgtgttttttaggaCATTCTGACTTGGAAGATTCTTGGTTATGGTGTTAGACGAGGCAATCTCTACTACCTGGAGTTGACAGAAAAGGGAGGGATGAAATTCAGTCAGGCAAATCAAACCAGTAGCAAAGAAACAGTACAAGAAACCATATGGTTGTGGCATCGAAGACTAGGACACCTCTCTTTTGGTTATCTGAGGAAACTAaaaccacatttttttttctactgtgAACGATTCCACGTTCCACTGTGATACTTGTGACTTGGCCAAGAGCCATCGTATTCCATATTTACCAAGTTTAAATAAAAGTTCTATCCCGTTTGCAGTTATTCACTCTGATGTCTGGGGTCCTACAAAAATTCCTTCTTTGTCTACAGCCCGTTACTTTGTCACCTTTATTGATGAATGTACAAGAATGACATGGGTGTCTTTGCTTACCAACAAGAGTGATGTCTTTCAAGCATTTCAGGAATTTCATAATATGGTTCGCACCCAATACCAAACACAGATACGTGTTCTACAGTCTGATAATGGTACAGAATATGTCAATACAAGCTTTACAAAATTTCTGAGGCATCTTGGTATCCGTCATCAAACCTCTTGCACCTATACTCCAAAGCAAAATGGATTAGCCGAACAAAAAAATCGGCAGTTACTAGAAGTGGTTCGTGCTTCTCTTTTTGGCATGAATATGCCTCGGTTTTATTGGGGAGAGGCTGTGAAGTCTGCTACTTATATCATTAATCGCACCCCTTCCAGCGTCACAGCCTTTTAGACCCCTCAGCAAAAAATGCAatcctttttttcccttcctcaCTTTCCAAATCTTGAACCACGGGTCTTTGGTTGTACTATCTTTGTTCACATTCCAAAGAACCTGAGAACTAAACTTAATCCATGTGCTACACGATGTGTGTTTGTTGGATATTCTGAATTTCAAAAAGGATATAGGTGCTATGATCCTCACACAAAAAAACTTCATGTCACTTTGGATGCCTCGTTTCGTGAAACAGAACCTTATTACTCTAGGCATATCTCTGCCCCTTCTCTTCAGGGGGGACTGATACTGAAGAGAATGGTTTACAAAGTGGTACAGGAGGAAATGAATTTATAGAATTAGAAGACGCAAACACATGGCTTGAGACAGGTGGTCAGCAAGTTTTTGAGAATATCCCTGGAAATGATAATAATGTGTTGGAGATACTTGAAAGGCCCGTAGATGCACCTGATATAGCTGAATCATCAATACCTCCAGAGTTGCCTATGTCTACACCATCACCTGAAGAATCAACCCAGAATGTTCCTCCTCAGGTAACTTCGAATCCCAGTATTGATGAGTCTAATGAAATACATGATTCTGTTACATGTACTACTCCCAAGTATTCACAAAGACCAAACAAGGGAATTCCCAAGAAACACTATGAACCTGATCCGAAAGCCAAGATCAAATACCCCATTAGCAACCATGTGTCTTCCCATAGATTGTCTAGATCGTATGCATTTACTGTTAATCAACTATCCACTGTGTCTATTCCTAGTAATGTGCAGGATGCATTAGCTGATCCAAAATGGAAAAAGGCAATGAATGAGGAAATGGAGGCCCTACAGAAAAATGCTACTTGGGAACTTGCCTTGTTACCAGAGGGAAAGAGAACAATTGGATGCAAATGGGTGTTCACGGTAAAACTGAAAGCAGATGGCAGTATTGATAGATATAAAACAAGATTAGTTGCAAAAGGATATACACAAAAGTTTGGTTTGGATTACCAAGAAACTTTTGCGCCAGTAGCCAAGATCAACACAATTCGCATCCTTATATCCATAACAGCTAATCGGGATTGGCCTCTACAACAATTTGATGTAAAGAATGCGTTTCTCAATGGAGACTTAGAGGAAGAGATTTACATGGACTTACCACCTGGAGTTAAATATAGTTCC
This is a stretch of genomic DNA from Populus alba chromosome 11, ASM523922v2, whole genome shotgun sequence. It encodes these proteins:
- the LOC118047496 gene encoding MLO-like protein 11; translated protein: MNCHGVPTENNREKTLRRQTTFARHHTSSPSVKNSFLIWVTCFFRQFGPSVARTDYLTLRKGFIMNHNLSLKYDFHSYMIRSMEEEFQRVVGVSVPLWGFVVAVMLFNVKGMAMRVKNNAINCFVLHLPLANNIRISVSINKTLINETLKFMANSP